Proteins encoded in a region of the Thermodesulfobacteriota bacterium genome:
- a CDS encoding methylmalonyl-CoA mutase family protein, translated as MEKEEWTKGYEASLKRCPERRREFKTLSGITRKPIYTAEDLKDFDGSRDLGLSGEYPYTRGIYPSMYRGRLFSSRFLVGIQSPEAFNIRQRQMLEAGQNAINFVPCSSYIRGYDSDEVDLELVGRTGTPVDSMKDMEIAFNGIPLDRVSFAFQEPGPFMLIASTFAMAEKQGIPLSKIQGTTGQSDFLSHYVGAHQLLRYSLEGHLRILVDHVIFCTKNAPKWNPISIIGQHYSQTGATPVQAVAYALASAIFSIDTLIKSGLDVDDFAPRVSFAFDVSGDLFEEVAKFRAVRRMWAKIMKDRFHARNPKSWLMRFHAQTSGTELVRQQPLNNVIRASLHTLAAVLGGAQSIHTDAYDEPLWTPTEQSQRIAVMTQNIIAEESGAADVIDPLGGSYYVESLTNEVEDRAWEYIRAIEEIGGMFEAVKSGYIHKEIAKSSIEYQQEVENGEKVVVGLNKYRIEEEELSVPQNKLNLEDVQRHINRTKKMKETRDQKRAKDAIKRLRKAALDPEKNIFESVVDAVKNDVTNSEIASELRDVFGYGRPLPI; from the coding sequence ATGGAAAAGGAAGAATGGACGAAGGGTTACGAAGCCTCTTTGAAGAGATGTCCCGAGAGAAGGAGGGAATTTAAGACACTTTCAGGGATAACGAGGAAACCTATTTATACTGCGGAAGACCTGAAAGATTTTGATGGATCCAGAGACTTGGGATTGTCGGGTGAATATCCATACACCAGAGGTATTTATCCTTCCATGTATAGAGGGAGATTATTTTCAAGCAGATTCCTTGTTGGGATTCAAAGTCCTGAGGCATTCAATATTAGACAGAGACAGATGCTTGAAGCAGGGCAGAACGCTATCAATTTTGTTCCTTGCAGTTCGTATATTCGTGGTTATGATTCCGATGAAGTCGATCTGGAATTGGTTGGGAGAACAGGTACCCCAGTTGATTCTATGAAAGATATGGAGATTGCATTTAACGGTATCCCTTTAGACAGAGTGAGCTTTGCATTTCAAGAGCCTGGCCCGTTCATGTTAATAGCCTCAACATTTGCTATGGCAGAAAAACAGGGCATACCTCTTTCAAAAATACAGGGAACTACCGGTCAGAGCGATTTTTTATCCCATTATGTTGGTGCTCATCAGCTATTGAGATATAGTCTGGAAGGACATTTAAGGATACTGGTGGACCATGTAATATTTTGTACGAAGAATGCGCCTAAATGGAATCCTATTAGTATCATAGGCCAGCATTACTCACAAACAGGCGCAACGCCGGTTCAGGCTGTGGCATACGCATTGGCAAGCGCCATATTTAGCATTGATACACTTATAAAATCGGGGCTGGATGTGGATGATTTTGCTCCGAGAGTTTCTTTTGCTTTCGATGTGAGTGGTGATTTATTTGAAGAGGTGGCAAAATTTAGAGCAGTCAGAAGGATGTGGGCTAAGATAATGAAGGACAGGTTTCATGCCCGAAATCCGAAGTCCTGGTTAATGAGGTTTCACGCCCAGACGAGTGGTACGGAGTTGGTTCGACAGCAGCCGTTGAACAACGTAATTCGTGCATCTCTTCACACACTGGCGGCTGTGCTTGGAGGAGCCCAATCGATCCACACTGATGCCTATGATGAACCCTTGTGGACCCCTACTGAGCAATCACAACGAATAGCGGTAATGACACAGAACATCATAGCTGAAGAGAGTGGTGCAGCGGATGTTATTGATCCTCTGGGTGGTTCCTATTATGTTGAATCACTTACGAACGAAGTGGAAGATAGAGCCTGGGAATACATCAGAGCAATCGAGGAAATCGGGGGTATGTTTGAGGCTGTAAAGAGTGGATATATTCATAAAGAGATCGCAAAATCATCTATTGAATATCAACAGGAAGTTGAAAACGGTGAAAAAGTTGTTGTTGGTTTGAACAAATATCGTATTGAAGAAGAGGAATTGTCCGTACCGCAGAATAAGTTAAATTTAGAGGACGTTCAGAGACATATTAACAGGACAAAAAAGATGAAGGAGACAAGGGATCAGAAAAGGGCAAAAGATGCTATTAAAAGATTACGCAAAGCGGCGCTCGATCCTGAAAAGAACATATTTGAATCTGTAGTGGATGCAGTTAAAAATGATGTTACTAATTCTGAGATTGCTTCTGAGCTGAGGGATGTTTTTGGATATGGCAGACCCTTACCAATCTGA
- a CDS encoding cobalamin-dependent protein (Presence of a B(12) (cobalamin)-binding domain implies dependence on cobalamin itself, in one of its several forms, or in some unusual lineages, dependence on a cobalamin-like analog.) — protein MISMKNIRVLLTKIGFDGHDRGLRLVASALRDGGIEVIYTGPWQTIEQVTETALQEDVDVVGISSLGYDHVLIPKLLELFKEKEMDNILVIVGGIIAPDEVPALKDAGVAEVFHPGTKLSSIVEFVKENVSIKEANG, from the coding sequence ATGATAAGCATGAAAAATATAAGAGTCTTGCTGACCAAGATAGGATTTGACGGGCATGACAGGGGTTTAAGGCTTGTGGCTTCGGCATTGAGAGATGGGGGAATAGAAGTAATTTATACAGGCCCCTGGCAGACGATTGAACAGGTTACAGAGACTGCCCTACAGGAGGATGTTGATGTAGTTGGCATAAGCAGTCTGGGGTATGATCATGTATTGATACCGAAGCTGTTAGAGCTTTTTAAAGAGAAGGAGATGGATAATATACTGGTTATAGTCGGGGGGATAATTGCCCCGGATGAGGTACCCGCCTTAAAGGATGCAGGTGTTGCCGAGGTATTTCATCCTGGTACAAAGCTGAGCAGCATTGTTGAATTCGTGAAGGAAAATGTGAGTATAAAGGAAGCCAATGGATAA
- a CDS encoding 2-hydroxyacyl-CoA dehydratase family protein, producing MDIEKMVEEFRQRLDYLRSKPSRVKSKEQFAQIKLDYFEELRDARKEGKPIVWVVWSVPSELIVAMDLAVFVPEQYSIQMSTVSTDLTLNYIQLAQIHGMAEEICRPHQSTTGMAIAGEITPPDCLISSTVPCDSYLMLFEVCSNIYKRPAYYLHIPMDTGEKLRDEAIVGYYQKQLEGLIEFLEKHTNRKMDYRRLKETAELSRRTHNYHVRIQQELRKVVPAALTGREGISFFGILYHCRGRQDALEYYETLYQERKEKADRKEAPLAEEKYRIGWIGALPYWNLTLLDWIKKEHNTEVVLDLNNFLPEPMIEEDTEPLRIIAKRVLGYPGLRVCWPYNTWREEFLNSCKEFKLDAFIIYNHFGCSNIGGVCGLMRDDLRKQIGIPTLIMDGDPIDPRVVSIEEQKSKIEDFLVTLKK from the coding sequence ATGGATATAGAGAAAATGGTGGAAGAATTTCGGCAGAGATTAGACTATCTGAGGAGCAAGCCCTCACGGGTAAAGAGTAAGGAGCAGTTTGCCCAGATTAAGCTTGACTACTTTGAAGAGCTGCGTGATGCCAGGAAGGAGGGTAAGCCCATAGTCTGGGTGGTCTGGTCTGTTCCCTCGGAGCTGATTGTCGCTATGGATTTAGCTGTTTTTGTACCGGAACAATATTCAATACAGATGTCCACAGTGAGTACTGACCTTACGCTAAATTACATTCAACTTGCTCAGATTCATGGTATGGCGGAGGAGATTTGCAGACCTCACCAGTCCACTACTGGTATGGCTATAGCCGGTGAGATAACGCCTCCTGATTGTCTGATCAGCTCAACAGTCCCCTGTGACAGCTATCTGATGCTGTTCGAGGTCTGCAGCAATATCTACAAGCGACCTGCCTATTATCTTCACATCCCTATGGATACTGGAGAGAAACTGCGTGATGAAGCGATTGTAGGCTATTACCAAAAACAGCTTGAAGGGTTAATAGAGTTTTTGGAGAAACACACAAATCGAAAAATGGATTATAGAAGGCTTAAGGAAACGGCCGAGCTATCACGAAGAACGCATAACTATCATGTCAGGATACAGCAAGAGTTAAGAAAGGTTGTTCCAGCGGCGCTCACCGGGAGGGAGGGGATATCGTTTTTTGGGATTTTGTACCACTGCCGGGGGCGTCAGGATGCGCTGGAGTACTATGAAACCCTGTATCAAGAGAGAAAGGAAAAAGCAGATAGAAAAGAAGCGCCTCTTGCCGAGGAAAAATACCGCATCGGCTGGATAGGTGCTCTACCTTATTGGAATTTGACACTGCTCGACTGGATCAAGAAAGAACACAACACAGAGGTTGTCTTGGATCTTAATAACTTTCTCCCTGAACCGATGATCGAGGAGGATACCGAGCCATTACGGATCATAGCAAAGAGGGTTTTGGGTTATCCTGGTTTAAGAGTGTGTTGGCCTTATAATACTTGGAGGGAGGAGTTCCTCAATAGCTGTAAAGAGTTTAAACTCGATGCATTCATCATATATAACCACTTCGGCTGCTCTAATATAGGGGGCGTATGTGGCCTGATGAGGGATGACCTGAGGAAGCAGATAGGCATTCCCACCTTAATCATGGATGGAGATCCCATAGACCCACGGGTAGTTTCCATCGAGGAGCAGAAGAGTAAAATCGAAGATTTTCTGGTTACTCTAAAGAAATAA